ATATTTATAATCAATATTATGAATTTTAAACTAAAAAATAACTTAACCGGTTGAAAGTAACGTATTTCAGTATTATAAAGGAGTTAAGAGCCATTGCATTAACCGTTGTTGATAAAAAATTTAACTAAAGGAGTTAATAATAATGAACAAAAGATACGTTAAAGTTTTTGCTTTATATGCCTTATGTAATGTAATTCCACAGTTAGTGACAAAAAGTTTTAAAGTTAAAAAGTCAGTGCCACAAATCCTACTAGGGTATACGCTATTTGCACTAGGTCTTAAATACATGACATATTTAAAAATGAATAAATAATCATATAGATGAAGAGTCTGGGATATCGTAATATTTCCAGACTCTATTTTTATATTGTCAGTATATGATGGAAGTGAAATAAGTTTTTATTAAGGTTTTTCAACTCTAGTCAATTTTGGTGGGCGAGATATACAATCATTTTATATTCTATCTCGTTCACTTTATTTATTTTCTAGTAATTCTTTGAGTACGACGGCTTGATTATGTTCCGTATCTTTTGCAGCATAAAGTAGTACTATATCGTTATTCGAACGCGCAATCTCTTGTAATTCTTCGAACGCTTCGTTTTGGTCATCATTTTCACGCAATTCCTTTTCATATTTTTCTTTGAACGCTGCATAAAGTTTTGGATCGTGATTAAACCATTTTCTTAATTCACTCGTTGGAGCGACTTCCTTCAACCAGTGATCCAAATGCGCATCTTCTTTAGAGATACCTCTAGGCCATACTCTATCCACAAGAATACGCGTCCCTTTATTATCCTTTGCGTCATAAATACGTTTAATTGTAACTGTCATCTTTTATCACCCTCTATAAATACATTACCCGGAAAATAATAAGTTAAAATTTATTAGTCATGAAAGATAGAAATGTATAAGAAATGATTAATGGAGTGTAGGAAAACTAAGAAAATATATTTTTATGAGCTTAGATATAAATTTCCATAATAGTTTATTGATAATAGATGATTGAATTGAAAATACGGTTATATCAAGATTTATTTACTATGTGTATCTGTTCAATATAAGTTATTTAAATATTTTTTAATAAAAAGTGAACTTAATAAGGAGATAATACGTATATTTTAATGAGTAGAAAACAAAGGGGGCCTTACGCAATAATAATTAGATTTATAGTTTGTTAGCAAGTTACTTTTTTAGCGTAAGAATTAGATATTTAAACAACATGAATAAAGCATAATAAAAATAAAAAAAAGGGGTGCGGATTTATGAATAATAAATTATTAGTATTTTCATCTTCAGCGTTAGCGACAGGTTTACTATTAGGATTAGGAACAAGTGGTGCAGCACATGCAGATACGACGATGAATCAAGACAACATGAATGAAAATATGAATCAAAAAGATATGATGATGAATCAAGGTAATATGGGCAACATGAATGGAAATATGAATCAAAAAGCTATGATGAACCAAGGTAACATGGGTGACATGAACGGTAACATGAATCAAAAAGCTATGACGATGAACCAAGGTAACATGGGTGACATGAACGGTAACATGAATCAAAAAGATATGATGATGAACCAAGGTAAGATGGACAACATGAATGGTAACATGAATCAAAAAGATATGATGATGAATCAAGGTAACATGGGCGACATGAATGGAAACATGAACCAAAAAGGTATGATGAATCAAGGTAACATGTGGAACATGAACAATAACATGAACGGCAATATGACTCAAAAAACAATGATGCCATATTATAACTATAATGGTTATACGACATATGATGGTCAATTCACGCAAGATTATGATTTCGTAAGAGCGTTAAAATACGATAACGCCATGATTGATGGTTACAAAGTTAATTCAGCGACTACCGATAAAGATGTAGCTTCTAGTAAGCATGTTGATGATACAATGGTAGATATGAATAAAGATGGTCAAGTCGTGCATATTTCATTTAAAACAAAAGCACATACAGTAAGTAAAGATATGTTCAAAAAAGCACACATGTCTAACCATATGTCTAATGAAGGTAATACAGATAGTGGTTCTTATATCACTTACAAAACTAACAACGGCATGTATACTGCATATTTCGATGACCAAGGCTACTTAATGAAAATTATGATTGGTTAATAGAAAAAGAGTCTCTGATGAGGCTCTTTTTTTATGTGGTTAGTAATTGACTGAATCGAAAATACGCTTGTAACAAGCTGCTTTCAACTCTAGTTAGGGGCTAAAATACAAAACCTTCTTATAAAAATAAGGCTTTTGTCTCGCTCCTTTTCTTATTAATACTATTTGATTTTGAAACATTCATAATACAAATGAATTTTACATATCAAAAAGGGACCACATTAAGTCGTGATCCCATTTAAAATGCATTATAAAGTGTTTATTATACTTTGCTACTAGCCATAATCATTTGCCCTTTAGGCTTATCATTATTGGGAGAAGGTTCTAACGTTAATGCAATCGTGTCCTCTTTATCGATATTCATATGACTTAAATCTGCTACGGCCATTCCTTTGTTATTAGTAGTTGCTAATGTAGCTGCTGCGTGTGGTTTGTCATTTTTTATTACCCAAACCTGGTAGACTTCGTTACCTTTTGTAGCTTTAATATTATTAGCTTCAACCATTAACTTACTATTGTCTTTGTTATTGGAAACATAAGCATGCCCGTTAGTTTCATCTTTACTTTTTGTCATAGGTTTTAATGACATTGAATGAGCTTTATCTTTATTAATCATTGCAGTGTTCTGTTTAGTTGAACTTTTATGATTAAAATACTGCATGCCATTACCTATTAATGATAATAATAAAATTGCTGCCATGATGATAAGAGGAATTTGAGAACGTATCCCTTTCTTCTTACGATATTTATTATCTGATTGTGTCGTGTCTTTGTCATAACGAGTTGAGTCTGAACTGCGATGACTATTTTGATGTGTCTGTGTATATTTTTTAGCGTGATTTTTATTATCAATAGGTTCGCTTTCAGTATCAGTTGATGCATCGTTGCGTTCTTCAATTACTGTGCTTAATATACGTTTTTTCATATCTTTTGGTGGTTCTACTTCTTTATTACTGTAAGGAAGAATATCGTGAAGAACTGCTATTTCGTCCAAAGCTTCATTATATTCAGATGATACTTTTAATTCATGTTCAACATGTGCTTTTTCACTTTCACATAACTTATCGTTGAAATAATCATATATAATATCGACTTTGTTATCTTTCATTTTCTTCACTCTCCCTTCTTAAAATATTTTTTAAATAATCGTTTAAATGTTTAATTGATAACCTTAATCTACTCTTTACCGTGCCTAGAGGCATTTTTAATTTATCGGCAATTTCTTGTTGGCTTAAGCCTTTAAAATAAAATAAGGAAATGATTGTTTGTTGGTCCTTACTTAAATATGAAATAATCTTTTGTAATTCCTCGGAACATTCCTTATCTAATAAATCATATTCCGGTGGGCTATTTGTTTCTATACCGTGAAATTCTTCGTCAAAACTGCGCTCTATATCTTTTCTTTGTCGCAAAATATCTATGGCTCTATTACGACATAGCGTAATGAGCCAAGTCGATAACTTACCTTTTTCAGGTTTGAAAATAGCTTTTTGATGCCAAATTTTCATAAATATATCCTGTAAGACCTCTTCACTTGATTGCTGGTCTTGAGTGATTTTATAAGCTAAATTATATAACAATGATTCATAACGATCATAAAGCTTTTCCAAGCTCGCACTGTCTTTGTGCTCTACAATTAGCTGATAAAGCTCATTTTCATCTAGCATTTTTTCCCCTCCTTGTTGAAAAATCAACAAAACACCTAAATTAACCACATAAATTTATAGCATGCTGTAATAAATATACGTATTAAAAAAAGAAAAAGTTCATCATACCGGATGAACTTTTTTAAGATGCATTGCTCAAAATATTAAAATACAACTCATTATGAACTTAAAAGAGTGCAAAATACCAATAAAAACCTTTAGCGATAATTTAAATAAAGGGAGATAGGAATAAAATTTTAATGATAAACGACGTAAAATGTCTTCAATTCTGAAATTTGAGTATCTTTTTAATAAACTTAAATTATGAAACCAAACAAATATAAAAGTAGGAATAGGATTTTTTGTGAATATATAGGTTGTTGAATGGTTTATATTACTATTCTATAATTATGATAAATAGTTAAAAATAAGAAAAGGTGACTCATATGACTACAGATAATAAATTAATGGTAAAAAAAATAAACTATACTGTAGAAAATTTAAATAACACTGTTAAAAAATGGGCGGAAGTAGAAGAAGCAAAATATCTGTTACGTTATCCAACTGTTTATATAATAAATGATAAAAAGAAACAACACGAAGTTAATATATATGTTGGAGAAACTGCGGATATCAATAGTAGAACAAAACAACATTTAAATGTAGATTCTAAAATAAAACAATATTGGTGTAATTTTTCTAATTCAAAAACTTCATCCATGTATGTTATAGGGCACCCTTTTTTTAATAAATCATTAACTTTAGATATAGAGAATAGGTTAATGCAATATTTATCTAGTGTAGATAATGTAAAATCAATTTTTAATAGTAGAACAAATCAACAAAATGAGTATTATACGTCAGATAAATTGGATGAAATATTTAATAATATATGGAACTCTTTACATAAAAAAGATGGCGATTTATTTCCGTTAGAAAGTGTGGTGAGAGATTCAGCAATATTTAAAGCATCTCCTTTTCATAAATTGACTCCTGAGCAAAATAAAGCTAAAGACGAAATCATTTCTAAAATTAAAATAGCCCTCCATCAACATAGTGATAATCAACTTATACTTGTAGAAGGAGAAGCGGGTTCAGGTAAAACGGTATTAATGAGCACGCTTTTTTATGAATTGAAGCAATTTGAAAACGACGATTTCATGGAAGATTTAGATGTACATCTTTTAATAAATCATGAACAACAATTGAAGGTTTATAAACAGATTGCTGAAAAATTGGGATTAACATCTAAAAATCACAATATCATAAAAAAACCTACTAGTTTTATAATAAATAGAGAGTCTAAAGATAAGGTAGATGTAGTAATCGTTGATGAAGCTCACTTATTATTGACTCAAGGAAAAATGTCATATAAAGGTGAAGGTCATTTAAAAGATATTCTTGAAAGAGCAAAAGTAGTAGTTGCAGTATTTGATAGTAAGCAAATACTTAGTAGAGAACAAATATGGGAATTTGATACTTTGAACGAATTAGTTGAAAGTACAAAGAAAAATGATAATCACATTTTACTGAAAAATCAATTAAGAATAAATAGTAGTGAAGAAACTGTTCAGTGGATTAGAAAATTAATTGATGAACAAGTTATTAATAAAATTCCATACGATAATAAGGGTTATGATATAAAAATATTTGATAATCCAAAATCATTGGAAAAAGAAATTAGGAAAAAAGCTAAATCAACTGAATCTGGAATTTCTAGAGTTTTAGCAACATTTGATTGGAAATATAACGGAAATAAAAAACCACAAGATGATGATTATTGGAAAGTTCAAATAGGTGATTGGTCGATGCCTTGGAATTTACAACTAAAAACATTACGTGGAGAGAAAAACTGGTCTTGGGCAGAACAAAC
The Staphylococcus kloosii genome window above contains:
- a CDS encoding DUF488 domain-containing protein, which codes for MTVTIKRIYDAKDNKGTRILVDRVWPRGISKEDAHLDHWLKEVAPTSELRKWFNHDPKLYAAFKEKYEKELRENDDQNEAFEELQEIARSNNDIVLLYAAKDTEHNQAVVLKELLENK
- the isaB gene encoding immunodominant staphylococcal antigen IsaB family protein, encoding MNNKLLVFSSSALATGLLLGLGTSGAAHADTTMNQDNMNENMNQKDMMMNQGNMGNMNGNMNQKAMMNQGNMGDMNGNMNQKAMTMNQGNMGDMNGNMNQKDMMMNQGKMDNMNGNMNQKDMMMNQGNMGDMNGNMNQKGMMNQGNMWNMNNNMNGNMTQKTMMPYYNYNGYTTYDGQFTQDYDFVRALKYDNAMIDGYKVNSATTDKDVASSKHVDDTMVDMNKDGQVVHISFKTKAHTVSKDMFKKAHMSNHMSNEGNTDSGSYITYKTNNGMYTAYFDDQGYLMKIMIG
- a CDS encoding anti-sigma factor, producing the protein MKDNKVDIIYDYFNDKLCESEKAHVEHELKVSSEYNEALDEIAVLHDILPYSNKEVEPPKDMKKRILSTVIEERNDASTDTESEPIDNKNHAKKYTQTHQNSHRSSDSTRYDKDTTQSDNKYRKKKGIRSQIPLIIMAAILLLSLIGNGMQYFNHKSSTKQNTAMINKDKAHSMSLKPMTKSKDETNGHAYVSNNKDNSKLMVEANNIKATKGNEVYQVWVIKNDKPHAAATLATTNNKGMAVADLSHMNIDKEDTIALTLEPSPNNDKPKGQMIMASSKV
- a CDS encoding RNA polymerase sigma factor, producing the protein MLDENELYQLIVEHKDSASLEKLYDRYESLLYNLAYKITQDQQSSEEVLQDIFMKIWHQKAIFKPEKGKLSTWLITLCRNRAIDILRQRKDIERSFDEEFHGIETNSPPEYDLLDKECSEELQKIISYLSKDQQTIISLFYFKGLSQQEIADKLKMPLGTVKSRLRLSIKHLNDYLKNILRRESEENER
- a CDS encoding DUF2075 domain-containing protein — translated: MTTDNKLMVKKINYTVENLNNTVKKWAEVEEAKYLLRYPTVYIINDKKKQHEVNIYVGETADINSRTKQHLNVDSKIKQYWCNFSNSKTSSMYVIGHPFFNKSLTLDIENRLMQYLSSVDNVKSIFNSRTNQQNEYYTSDKLDEIFNNIWNSLHKKDGDLFPLESVVRDSAIFKASPFHKLTPEQNKAKDEIISKIKIALHQHSDNQLILVEGEAGSGKTVLMSTLFYELKQFENDDFMEDLDVHLLINHEQQLKVYKQIAEKLGLTSKNHNIIKKPTSFIINRESKDKVDVVIVDEAHLLLTQGKMSYKGEGHLKDILERAKVVVAVFDSKQILSREQIWEFDTLNELVESTKKNDNHILLKNQLRINSSEETVQWIRKLIDEQVINKIPYDNKGYDIKIFDNPKSLEKEIRKKAKSTESGISRVLATFDWKYNGNKKPQDDDYWKVQIGDWSMPWNLQLKTLRGEKNWSWAEQTNTINEVGSTFTIQGFDLNYAGVIIGPSVKFRGGKIIFDKNESQNSKATQNRTLSDKSKQNFAEELLKNELNVLMTRGVNGLYIYAVDKELNEALKEAYKG